The following are encoded together in the Iodobacter fluviatilis genome:
- the dnaA gene encoding chromosomal replication initiator protein DnaA — MSVLENCWPHCLTELERRLGADQFRIWIKPLTVEMTDEGLNLIVPNQIFLQFIRDRYLGMIEEAAAAFAEGGDAPVIALRVGVMPRPVAALQASSQEGGAAKPVPAKAVISVSAANHETTRLNPNFTFETLVTGKANQLARAAAIQVAENPGVSYNPLFVYGGVGLGKTHLIQSIGNYVHQRNPGAKIRYIHAEKYVQDVVRAYQHKAFDEFKRYYHSLDLLLIDDIQFFVGKDKTQEEFFYAFNALVEAHKQIIITSDRYPKEIDGLQERLTSRFSWGLTVAIEPPELEMRVAILMKKAERENFKLDANVAFFVAKHIRSNVRELEGALKRVLAYSRFTNQPITLDAAKEALKDILASGSRQVSVENIQKTVADFYKIKIADMHSKKRTRDIARPRQIAMALTKELTQMSLPAIGEAFGGRDHTTVLHACRTIEEMRGSDSEIAHQYGVLLQMLRS, encoded by the coding sequence ATGTCTGTGCTGGAAAATTGCTGGCCCCACTGCCTTACTGAGTTGGAGCGTCGTTTGGGCGCGGACCAGTTTCGTATTTGGATTAAACCGCTTACGGTTGAAATGACCGATGAGGGTTTAAACCTGATCGTGCCTAATCAGATTTTTTTACAATTTATCCGTGATCGTTATCTTGGGATGATTGAAGAAGCCGCTGCGGCTTTTGCCGAAGGTGGTGATGCGCCGGTTATTGCTTTGCGTGTTGGTGTAATGCCAAGACCGGTGGCTGCGTTACAAGCCAGTAGCCAAGAGGGTGGTGCTGCTAAGCCTGTGCCCGCCAAAGCGGTGATCAGCGTTTCTGCGGCCAATCACGAAACCACGCGGCTTAATCCTAACTTTACTTTTGAAACGCTGGTTACTGGTAAAGCCAACCAGTTGGCGCGCGCTGCGGCTATCCAGGTAGCAGAGAACCCAGGAGTAAGCTACAACCCGCTATTTGTGTATGGTGGTGTGGGCCTGGGTAAGACTCACTTGATTCAATCTATTGGTAACTATGTGCATCAGCGCAATCCTGGTGCAAAGATTCGTTATATCCACGCCGAAAAATACGTGCAAGACGTGGTGCGCGCTTACCAGCACAAAGCGTTTGATGAGTTTAAGCGTTACTACCATTCGCTAGATTTACTACTGATCGACGATATTCAGTTTTTTGTGGGTAAAGATAAAACCCAAGAAGAATTTTTCTACGCCTTTAACGCATTAGTTGAAGCGCACAAGCAAATTATTATTACCTCAGATCGCTATCCAAAAGAAATTGATGGGCTGCAAGAGCGCCTAACTTCGCGCTTCTCGTGGGGGCTAACGGTTGCTATTGAGCCGCCTGAGCTAGAAATGCGCGTGGCAATTCTGATGAAAAAGGCCGAGCGTGAAAACTTTAAGCTTGATGCCAATGTGGCGTTTTTTGTGGCAAAACATATCCGCTCTAATGTGCGCGAGCTTGAAGGTGCGCTGAAACGGGTATTGGCTTATTCGCGCTTTACCAATCAGCCGATTACACTAGATGCAGCTAAAGAAGCGCTAAAAGATATTTTAGCGTCTGGTAGCCGTCAGGTTTCGGTAGAAAATATTCAGAAAACTGTCGCAGATTTTTATAAAATCAAGATTGCAGACATGCACTCTAAAAAGCGCACTCGTGATATTGCAAGGCCAAGGCAAATTGCCATGGCGCTGACTAAAGAGCTAACCCAAATGTCTTTACCGGCAATTGGTGAAGCTTTTGGCGGGCGCGATCACACTACGGTCTTACATGCCTGTCGTACCATTGAAGAAATGCGCGGTAGTGATAGCGAAATTGCTCACCAGTACGGTGTGTTGTTGCAAATGCTGCGTAGTTAA
- the dnaN gene encoding DNA polymerase III subunit beta, producing the protein MQLLQAERDALLKPLATVTGIVERRHTLPILSNVLIRKDGDALSFTGTDLEIQISSRQAEGFSGDDFAITVAAKKLSDILRAIADKTVVSMEEADGRLTIKAGKSRFNLQTLPAADFPQLAVDTNLRATIRMPQGQLKALLGRTQFTMAHQDIRYYLNGLFMVTEGNLLKLVATDGHRLAFASAEIPGDFAKNEVILPRKTILELYKLLADSDDEVTIDIASNQVRFAFGNIVIHSKVVDGKFPDYNRVIPQNNDKGLLIERQMLLASMQRAAILSNEKFRGVRLVLTDGLLKIMCNNNEQEEAQEEVEVDYSGAPLDIGFNIQYLLDVLTNTSVETLHFSFGDVTSSVLVTIPDNEHFKYIVMPMRI; encoded by the coding sequence ATGCAACTCTTGCAAGCCGAACGCGATGCGCTCCTGAAGCCGCTGGCCACGGTCACCGGTATTGTTGAGCGCAGGCACACCCTGCCCATCCTCTCTAACGTGTTGATCAGGAAGGATGGTGACGCCCTGTCTTTTACCGGCACCGATCTTGAAATTCAGATCAGTAGCCGTCAGGCGGAAGGTTTTTCTGGCGATGATTTCGCCATTACAGTTGCAGCTAAAAAGCTGTCTGATATCTTGCGTGCGATTGCGGATAAAACCGTGGTGAGCATGGAAGAGGCTGATGGTCGTCTGACGATTAAGGCAGGCAAAAGCCGCTTTAATCTGCAAACGCTGCCCGCGGCTGATTTCCCGCAACTGGCAGTAGATACCAATTTGCGCGCCACAATCCGTATGCCACAGGGCCAGTTAAAAGCCCTGCTTGGCCGTACGCAATTTACGATGGCACACCAAGACATCCGTTATTACTTGAACGGCTTGTTTATGGTTACCGAAGGCAATCTACTGAAACTGGTTGCTACCGATGGCCATCGTTTAGCCTTTGCCTCGGCAGAAATTCCGGGTGATTTCGCTAAGAACGAAGTGATCTTGCCGCGCAAAACCATTTTAGAGCTGTACAAATTACTGGCCGATTCGGATGACGAAGTCACCATTGATATCGCCAGCAATCAAGTGCGCTTTGCTTTTGGCAATATTGTGATTCACAGCAAGGTAGTGGACGGTAAATTCCCCGATTACAACCGTGTGATTCCACAAAATAATGATAAAGGCCTGTTGATTGAGCGCCAGATGTTGTTAGCCTCGATGCAACGTGCTGCGATTTTATCGAACGAAAAATTCCGTGGTGTGCGCTTAGTGCTGACCGACGGCCTGCTTAAAATTATGTGTAATAACAATGAGCAGGAAGAAGCGCAGGAAGAAGTAGAAGTCGATTACAGCGGCGCGCCTTTGGATATTGGTTTTAACATCCAATATTTGCTGGACGTACTGACCAATACATCGGTTGAAACACTGCATTTCTCGTTTGGCGATGTGACTTCCTCGGTACTGGTGACTATTCCAGATAACGAGCATTTCAAATATATCGTCATGCCAATGCGCATCTAG